The following proteins come from a genomic window of Pyxidicoccus sp. MSG2:
- a CDS encoding metallopeptidase TldD-related protein — MRTPGGGRDGAETEQGASLAALAEAGRDALADTARALGVDSLELHLSATRRVSRELDVHAGTAVTTRGESRTACARVWLGDSFGAAAAPVGGREDVRDVLAAAVRSAASGARGPVPPALEPGPDVPPALPEDTSSRLEALSERLLRTGLPPGVVVQAAVLTQTATWRAVLRADGGCRGEAGCAEEAFVRCETARGAVVDAVAAPPGGEVDFAPLRARLEEAVAALEGPAGPPSPGLPWVLHPAVAAPLVAGLAWLLRGDVAASTPALARAAGKKPFPSLLSVEDDPRQPLGTCLRTLDDEGQPTRALKLISEGRLAGFLHSAETAARLGAEPHGRGFREGTAPPAPSPLNLFVVPRADALPADCTELVARVETFTTMSRPGVVLLIAGGWEVRGGRRVRRIAPVELELPVMETFRALRGVGSDLTFFPTADGVGTPSLVLALTPPG, encoded by the coding sequence ATGCGAACCCCTGGCGGTGGACGGGACGGTGCGGAGACGGAGCAGGGCGCTTCGCTGGCGGCGCTGGCCGAGGCGGGACGTGACGCGCTCGCGGACACCGCCCGCGCGCTCGGCGTGGACAGCCTGGAGTTGCATCTCTCGGCGACGCGGCGGGTGAGCCGGGAGCTCGACGTCCACGCCGGCACGGCCGTCACCACCCGGGGCGAGTCCCGGACGGCGTGCGCCCGCGTCTGGCTGGGAGACTCCTTCGGCGCTGCCGCGGCGCCAGTGGGCGGGCGCGAGGACGTGCGGGACGTGCTGGCCGCCGCCGTCCGGAGCGCGGCCTCCGGCGCGCGAGGACCCGTGCCCCCCGCGCTGGAGCCGGGCCCTGACGTCCCTCCCGCGCTGCCGGAGGACACCTCGTCCCGGCTGGAGGCGCTGTCGGAGCGCCTCCTCCGCACGGGACTTCCTCCCGGCGTGGTGGTGCAGGCGGCGGTGCTCACCCAGACGGCCACCTGGCGCGCGGTGCTGCGCGCGGACGGCGGGTGCCGGGGTGAAGCAGGGTGCGCGGAGGAGGCCTTCGTGCGCTGCGAGACCGCACGCGGCGCCGTGGTGGACGCCGTGGCCGCGCCGCCGGGCGGCGAGGTGGACTTCGCGCCGCTCCGAGCGCGCCTGGAAGAGGCCGTGGCCGCGCTGGAAGGGCCCGCCGGGCCGCCGTCACCGGGCCTGCCGTGGGTCCTGCACCCCGCCGTGGCGGCGCCGCTGGTGGCGGGCCTCGCCTGGCTGCTGCGCGGAGACGTGGCGGCCTCGACGCCCGCCCTGGCTCGTGCCGCGGGGAAGAAGCCCTTCCCGTCACTGCTGTCCGTGGAGGACGACCCGCGCCAGCCGCTGGGCACCTGCCTGAGGACGCTCGACGACGAGGGCCAACCCACGCGCGCGCTGAAGCTCATCTCCGAGGGGCGGCTGGCGGGCTTCCTCCACTCGGCGGAGACGGCGGCACGGCTCGGCGCCGAGCCCCACGGCCGGGGCTTCCGCGAAGGCACCGCGCCTCCCGCGCCCTCGCCCCTCAACCTCTTCGTCGTCCCGCGCGCCGACGCGCTGCCCGCGGACTGCACGGAGCTGGTGGCCCGCGTGGAGACCTTCACGACGATGTCCCGCCCCGGCGTGGTGCTCCTCATCGCCGGGGGCTGGGAGGTGCGGGGCGGACGCCGCGTGCGCCGCATCGCCCCGGTGGAGCTGGAGCTTCCCGTGATGGAGACGTTCCGCGCGCTCCGGGGCGTGGGGAGCGATTTGACGTTCTTCCCCACCGCCGACGGCGTCGGCACGCCGAGCCTCGTCCTGGCCCTGACCCCACCGGGGTGA
- a CDS encoding cupin-like domain-containing protein, with protein sequence MAPSNSVLDLPPEPSLALPRSFWKTFVKEYWNRQPTVLRGLFPAHFPTPQDAFEAVLACGERYRKGDFKQQIRIYIEHEPEPGQVPDYSSIFSLSRYLPVPEDRTLDGYTARMTHQLKGRRFGVLLNNLQTYHWNHWLQVKSFLGGFFQAVGVPMSGVDSTLFMGNYLYTPFGVHKDDLHIFNFVIQGQKVMSLWPFEKLAHREELPKDGPNLIDHNALIHLRDKADEEQLLSQAEFLEASPGDILFWPASYWHRAEPGKGMVVSASVGFNFRPPEFVEMAPEHEWPDRLRHTEMPGAPKWKVPNALKSSIGKRGKRENVMAADRESTAAWVRFLTNGAMEGVPPEDRSAKPVTGQDWVRAHPSRPIVTMPLTGGQVLVAANGRSSMLAANATVSRRMEKLVATLNAGTPVRVKELEEAFFTKLEGRTFKRGALQGLLNDLVRWRAVQHCEPGQEA encoded by the coding sequence ATGGCCCCATCCAACTCCGTGCTCGACCTTCCTCCCGAGCCGTCCCTCGCCCTCCCCCGCTCCTTCTGGAAGACGTTCGTCAAGGAGTACTGGAACCGTCAGCCCACCGTCCTCCGGGGACTGTTTCCCGCGCACTTCCCCACGCCCCAGGACGCCTTCGAGGCGGTGCTCGCGTGCGGTGAGCGCTACCGCAAGGGCGATTTCAAGCAGCAGATTCGCATCTACATCGAGCACGAGCCGGAGCCCGGTCAGGTCCCTGACTACTCCTCCATCTTCTCGCTGTCGCGCTACCTGCCCGTCCCCGAGGACCGGACGCTCGACGGGTACACGGCGCGCATGACGCACCAGCTGAAGGGCCGGCGCTTCGGCGTCCTGCTCAACAACCTCCAGACGTACCACTGGAACCACTGGCTCCAGGTGAAGAGCTTCCTGGGGGGCTTCTTCCAGGCCGTCGGCGTGCCGATGTCGGGCGTGGACTCGACGCTCTTCATGGGCAACTACCTGTACACGCCCTTCGGCGTGCACAAGGACGACCTGCACATCTTCAACTTCGTCATCCAGGGGCAGAAGGTGATGAGCCTCTGGCCCTTCGAGAAGCTCGCGCATCGCGAGGAGCTGCCGAAGGACGGCCCCAACCTGATCGACCACAACGCGCTCATCCACCTGCGCGACAAGGCGGACGAGGAGCAGCTGCTCTCGCAGGCGGAGTTCCTGGAGGCCTCGCCGGGCGACATCCTCTTCTGGCCGGCCTCGTACTGGCACCGCGCGGAGCCGGGCAAGGGCATGGTCGTGTCCGCGTCGGTGGGCTTCAACTTCCGCCCGCCCGAGTTCGTCGAGATGGCCCCGGAGCACGAGTGGCCCGACCGGCTGCGCCACACGGAGATGCCGGGCGCGCCGAAGTGGAAGGTGCCCAACGCGCTGAAGAGCTCCATCGGCAAGCGCGGCAAGCGGGAGAATGTGATGGCCGCGGACCGCGAGAGCACCGCCGCCTGGGTGCGCTTCCTCACCAACGGCGCCATGGAAGGGGTGCCGCCGGAGGACCGCTCCGCGAAGCCCGTCACCGGCCAGGACTGGGTGCGGGCCCATCCCTCGCGGCCCATCGTCACCATGCCGCTCACGGGAGGCCAGGTGCTGGTGGCCGCCAATGGCCGCTCGTCCATGCTGGCCGCCAATGCCACGGTGAGCCGCCGCATGGAGAAGCTCGTGGCCACCCTCAACGCGGGCACGCCGGTGCGCGTGAAGGAGCTGGAGGAGGCGTTCTTCACGAAGCTGGAGGGGCGCACCTTCAAGCGCGGCGCCCTCCAGGGGCTGCTGAACGACCTGGTGCGCTGGCGGGCCGTGCAGCACTGCGAGCCCGGCCAGGAGGCCTGA